The following proteins are encoded in a genomic region of Gimesia algae:
- the flgA gene encoding flagellar basal body P-ring formation chaperone FlgA, which produces MSFSMLVCCNLYSTDSLHAEILRLKATAEVNTSVVRLGDIADVLHADPEQVTRMQAMVLQPAPPQGRTQVITISQIRGRLQALGVDLSQLELTGRSQVRVSTQKVEQESARPQAVTTQQDQEQAEQKIQQAMTDWIRSSYPDSKQFSLTVRLPRDNVRQVLDNRADMFRFAGLDQLLETEQAVGMKLLDAQGQVHEMRIICQLKRIPEILAAKYTLNKGTVVRADDLVWMRPEKSQTGITDPRLVIGRELTRTVYQSHVMRSQDLIEVPLIRDGAIVTVYARRGGISVRREMRAQGTGGMGDPITLIALEGRDRLMATVTGYNQAEVNYRPTNEVQPQNGIQFISGSSEAAVGNVPSGNIQNAGGYAIRRGGIRK; this is translated from the coding sequence TTGAGTTTCTCAATGCTGGTCTGCTGTAATCTCTACAGTACAGATAGTCTGCATGCGGAAATTCTGCGTCTGAAAGCGACCGCAGAGGTGAATACGTCCGTCGTGCGCCTGGGCGATATCGCCGATGTGCTGCATGCCGATCCGGAACAGGTCACACGCATGCAGGCCATGGTCCTGCAGCCGGCTCCTCCGCAGGGGCGGACTCAGGTCATTACCATTTCACAGATCCGGGGACGATTACAGGCGCTGGGTGTGGATTTAAGCCAACTGGAACTGACGGGCCGCAGTCAGGTTCGCGTCAGTACACAGAAAGTAGAGCAGGAATCAGCGCGACCACAGGCGGTGACCACGCAGCAGGATCAGGAACAGGCAGAACAGAAAATTCAGCAGGCAATGACTGACTGGATCAGAAGCAGTTACCCTGACTCGAAACAGTTTTCTCTCACAGTCCGTCTGCCACGCGATAATGTGCGGCAGGTACTCGATAACCGTGCAGACATGTTTCGCTTTGCCGGACTGGATCAGCTACTGGAAACAGAGCAGGCTGTCGGTATGAAGCTGCTGGATGCACAAGGTCAGGTTCACGAAATGCGCATTATCTGCCAACTCAAACGGATCCCTGAGATCCTGGCAGCCAAATACACATTAAACAAAGGCACCGTCGTTCGCGCTGATGATCTGGTCTGGATGCGACCGGAGAAAAGTCAGACCGGGATTACTGATCCCCGCCTGGTGATCGGCAGAGAATTGACGCGGACCGTGTATCAGTCCCATGTGATGCGAAGTCAGGATTTAATAGAAGTGCCTCTGATCCGCGACGGTGCGATTGTGACTGTTTATGCCCGACGTGGCGGTATTTCAGTTCGTCGTGAAATGCGGGCCCAGGGCACAGGAGGAATGGGTGATCCGATCACGCTGATCGCGCTGGAAGGCCGGGACCGGCTGATGGCAACCGTGACCGGCTATAACCAGGCCGAAGTGAATTACCGACCGACGAATGAAGTTCAGCCACAGAACGGGATTCAATTTATTTCCGGTTCCTCTGAAGCGGCTGTCGGCAATGTTCCGTCCGGGAACATTCAAAATGCGGGCGGGTATGCGATTCGAAGAGGGGGAATTCGAAAATGA
- the flgG gene encoding flagellar basal-body rod protein FlgG, producing the protein MAVRALYSSASGMAANSFNLDIIANNLANSSTTAYKQSRANFEDIFYENFKLPGVQDNQGNITPTGIALGIGTRVQSTEGDFEQGSILPSNGTYDLAIVGDGFFRVNDGTQDLYTRAGNFSLNANGNLVMASADKGYQLQPTISIPQDAINVTISGDGVVSYQQQGSTQIQTAGNLQIARFINNQGLLRQGDNLFLETTGSGPSQFGDPGTEGRGQLRQGFLEQSNVEPVRELVELIKTQRNFELNSQVVQAADQTLQTVANLRRF; encoded by the coding sequence ATGGCAGTAAGAGCCCTGTATTCCAGCGCTTCGGGAATGGCTGCGAACAGCTTTAATCTCGATATCATTGCCAACAACCTGGCGAACTCCAGTACCACTGCGTACAAGCAGAGCCGGGCCAATTTTGAAGACATTTTCTACGAAAATTTCAAGCTGCCTGGCGTGCAGGACAATCAGGGAAATATCACTCCCACAGGAATTGCCCTTGGTATTGGTACCCGGGTCCAGAGTACCGAAGGTGATTTTGAACAGGGTTCGATTTTACCTTCCAATGGAACTTATGATCTGGCGATCGTCGGCGATGGATTTTTCCGCGTCAATGATGGGACCCAGGATCTCTATACCCGGGCCGGTAACTTCTCATTGAATGCGAATGGAAACCTGGTGATGGCATCCGCTGATAAAGGTTACCAGCTCCAGCCGACGATTTCGATTCCCCAGGATGCGATCAATGTTACCATCTCCGGTGATGGCGTTGTCAGTTATCAGCAGCAGGGATCGACCCAGATTCAGACCGCCGGCAATCTTCAGATCGCCCGTTTCATCAATAATCAGGGGCTGCTACGTCAGGGAGATAACCTGTTTTTGGAAACCACCGGTTCCGGTCCTTCCCAGTTTGGTGATCCGGGAACAGAAGGCCGCGGTCAGCTGCGACAGGGATTTCTGGAACAGTCCAATGTGGAACCGGTTCGGGAACTGGTCGAGCTGATTAAAACGCAGCGTAACTTTGAACTCAACAGCCAGGTCGTGCAGGCCGCCGACCAGACCCTGCAGACCGTTGCCAACCTGCGTCGTTTCTAA
- a CDS encoding flagellar hook-basal body protein: protein MIYGMYLSAQGAEANSVRLDVLSNNMANANTTSFKRDVPIFRINPPHDQQEGALNPLPGDLENHSGGISLETITTDFEPGSLITTDSEFDLALKGQGFFQVGSAQESFLTRNGSLSLDGDRRLVTADHGMPILTTDGREIKVPLEATHVAITPDGVVTPFDTDDQPMGKLGQLAVVMPGSLDELVKIGKSMYTTEGRVNPLEGPANIAQGFIEASGTNSVEEMMELVTSSRMFESNINMIKLQDESLGRLLQSVPRR from the coding sequence ATGATTTACGGCATGTACCTCTCAGCGCAAGGCGCCGAAGCAAATTCGGTGCGGCTTGATGTGCTTTCGAACAATATGGCCAATGCGAACACAACATCATTTAAACGTGATGTTCCCATCTTTCGCATTAATCCCCCCCATGATCAGCAGGAGGGGGCTCTCAATCCATTGCCCGGTGATCTGGAAAATCACTCTGGTGGCATTTCTCTGGAAACCATCACCACCGACTTTGAACCCGGTTCGCTCATCACTACAGACAGTGAGTTCGATCTGGCGTTAAAAGGGCAGGGCTTCTTTCAGGTTGGCAGCGCACAGGAATCATTTCTGACGCGCAATGGATCACTCTCACTGGATGGAGATCGCCGCCTGGTCACAGCCGATCATGGCATGCCCATCCTGACAACTGATGGAAGAGAAATCAAAGTTCCCCTTGAAGCGACCCATGTGGCCATTACACCCGATGGTGTGGTCACTCCCTTTGATACGGATGATCAACCAATGGGGAAACTGGGCCAGCTGGCTGTGGTGATGCCAGGCTCGCTGGATGAGCTCGTCAAAATCGGGAAGAGCATGTACACAACAGAAGGACGTGTGAATCCGCTGGAAGGGCCAGCGAATATCGCACAGGGCTTTATTGAAGCATCCGGCACTAATTCTGTGGAAGAGATGATGGAACTGGTGACCTCTTCCCGGATGTTTGAATCCAACATTAATATGATCAAGTTACAGGATGAATCACTCGGGCGTTTACTGCAAAGTGTGCCACGACGTTAA
- the csrA gene encoding carbon storage regulator CsrA, translated as MLVLTRRKDEEIIINDNISIKVLSVKGNRVRLGVEAPDDVSVNRSEIRKLVQQFEVECVPVQGCGL; from the coding sequence ATGTTAGTGCTCACAAGACGCAAGGATGAAGAGATCATTATTAACGACAATATCTCCATTAAAGTCCTCTCTGTTAAGGGGAACCGAGTTCGACTGGGTGTTGAGGCACCTGATGATGTGTCAGTGAATCGATCTGAGATTCGAAAGCTGGTACAGCAATTTGAAGTCGAATGTGTTCCCGTACAAGGTTGTGGTCTGTAA